Proteins from a single region of Methanoculleus horonobensis:
- a CDS encoding recombinase family protein: MKRDAVAYLNTRKKGDFAAQKGEVEDFCKYRFQIVEIFHDHRANATPPEKRKGFMEMLEYCGANNCPDIIIHDLAGLARDPDAGLAALKTLNEQYTVYCVNNDFFGFRDEPDQRRAAIGNFIEYMEQYRESARKAAPVVSKKTKKDDGRPIGRPKALNEGQVEALLTVRQAGTSISQICRMFDVSRSTVSKILADYPELKGEWKGARQEPEE; this comes from the coding sequence ATGAAAAGAGATGCTGTGGCATACTTAAATACGAGAAAGAAGGGGGATTTCGCAGCACAAAAGGGGGAAGTCGAGGACTTTTGCAAGTATCGGTTCCAGATTGTTGAAATCTTCCACGATCACCGGGCAAATGCAACGCCCCCGGAGAAGCGGAAGGGATTTATGGAGATGCTGGAGTATTGCGGCGCCAATAACTGTCCCGATATCATCATCCACGACCTTGCGGGCCTCGCAAGGGATCCAGACGCCGGACTTGCCGCACTCAAGACCCTAAACGAGCAGTACACCGTCTACTGCGTGAACAACGACTTCTTCGGATTCCGGGACGAGCCGGACCAGAGGAGAGCGGCGATCGGCAACTTCATCGAGTACATGGAGCAGTACCGCGAGAGTGCCCGGAAAGCCGCCCCGGTCGTCTCGAAGAAGACGAAGAAGGATGACGGGCGGCCCATCGGGAGGCCGAAAGCGCTCAACGAGGGGCAGGTCGAGGCTCTCCTCACGGTGCGGCAGGCCGGGACGAGCATCAGCCAGATCTGCCGGATGTTCGACGTCAGCAGGAGCACGGTCAGCAAGATCCTCGCGGACTACCCTGAACTGAAGGGGGAGTGGAAGGGCGCCCGGCAGGAACCGGAGGAGTGA
- the ribB gene encoding 3,4-dihydroxy-2-butanone-4-phosphate synthase: MIDAAIQALARGEFVLLYDFDNRERETDFAIRSDAVTPAHIRQMRKDGGGLICTAVHPEAAKRLGLPFAHEVLRACSLVERDGEVPYDPKNHSSFSLWVNHRETYTGVTDRDRALTVTAIADEVKKSLNGGGHDFAAHFRTPGHMALLRAAERLLDERRGQTELSIALATMADVTPAVTICEMLDDETGFALTKEGAMEYARKHGLVFIEGQDVLDRWESLKQQG, translated from the coding sequence ATGATTGATGCAGCCATACAGGCCCTTGCCAGGGGCGAATTCGTCCTGCTATACGACTTTGACAACCGCGAGCGCGAGACGGATTTCGCAATCCGCTCGGACGCCGTCACGCCTGCCCACATCCGACAGATGCGTAAAGACGGAGGCGGGCTGATCTGCACGGCGGTTCACCCCGAGGCTGCAAAGAGGCTCGGGCTCCCGTTTGCGCACGAGGTCCTGCGGGCCTGCAGCCTCGTTGAGAGGGACGGGGAAGTCCCGTACGACCCGAAGAACCACTCCTCGTTCTCCCTCTGGGTGAACCACCGCGAGACCTATACCGGGGTGACGGACCGTGACCGGGCGCTGACGGTCACCGCCATCGCGGACGAGGTGAAGAAGTCGCTCAACGGCGGCGGGCACGACTTTGCGGCGCACTTCCGGACGCCGGGGCACATGGCGCTTCTCCGGGCCGCCGAACGGCTGCTCGATGAGCGGCGGGGGCAGACCGAGCTCTCGATCGCGCTCGCGACCATGGCCGACGTCACCCCGGCGGTCACGATCTGCGAGATGCTGGACGACGAGACGGGGTTTGCCCTCACGAAAGAAGGTGCGATGGAGTATGCGAGGAAGCACGGGCTCGTCTTCATCGAGGGGCAGGACGTTCTTGACCGGTGGGAATCCCTGAAACAACAGGGGTAA
- a CDS encoding DUF120 domain-containing protein, translated as MVEAEDLQSLKTIALLGGCRGPIWLSSQSLGSVLGISPQTASRRLIALERQQFVVRTMKSDGQYVAVTREGEQTLKREYTDYVRIFNPDQRRYTLTGTVISGLGEGRYYMSIPHYKEKFGGCLGFEPFPGTLNIRLDAASIEARKQLDHAGWIDIPGFTANERTFGGASVIPCRIGGHKCAIVVPSRTHYPEDIIEVIAGCELRKALNLNDNDTIEVEITHD; from the coding sequence ATGGTTGAAGCGGAAGATCTGCAGTCCTTGAAGACGATCGCCCTGCTCGGCGGGTGCCGGGGACCGATCTGGCTCTCGTCGCAGTCGCTCGGCAGCGTTCTGGGTATCAGCCCCCAGACCGCTTCGCGGAGGCTGATTGCGCTTGAGCGGCAGCAGTTCGTCGTCCGAACGATGAAGTCCGACGGCCAGTACGTCGCCGTCACTCGCGAGGGCGAGCAGACCCTGAAGCGGGAATACACGGATTACGTCCGGATCTTCAACCCGGATCAGAGGCGGTATACCCTGACAGGAACCGTGATCAGCGGGCTCGGGGAAGGCCGCTACTACATGAGCATCCCTCATTACAAGGAGAAGTTCGGCGGGTGTCTCGGGTTCGAACCCTTCCCGGGAACCCTGAACATCAGGCTCGATGCGGCGAGCATCGAGGCCCGCAAACAACTCGATCACGCCGGCTGGATCGATATCCCCGGATTTACTGCAAACGAGCGGACGTTCGGCGGCGCCAGTGTGATCCCCTGCCGTATCGGGGGGCACAAATGCGCGATCGTCGTCCCTTCCCGAACCCATTACCCGGAGGATATCATCGAGGTCATCGCCGGGTGCGAACTCCGCAAAGCCCTGAACCTGAACGATAACGATACGATCGAGGTGGAGATTACCCATGATTGA
- a CDS encoding helix-turn-helix domain-containing protein, with translation MKSGVRHQLAEKMAGEITLSDSPGQALKKWRQSFNIPQGLLAERLEVSPSVISDYESGRRKSPGTAIVGKIVDTILSIDEDNGGRFINKFAKILYSEFDEDVIYDIHEYASPVALSDFAEAIGGVMLCGPTDQTIYGYTVINSLNAILQLSSSEFNRIYGWSTERALIFTEVSTGKSPMVAIRVTPFKPRCVVLQGIGPEEVHPLIPGLAERDRISVLCTRMDVEAIIGSLRGKLW, from the coding sequence ATGAAATCCGGGGTGCGGCATCAACTTGCCGAGAAAATGGCAGGAGAGATCACACTCTCGGACTCACCGGGTCAGGCCCTCAAGAAGTGGCGGCAGAGCTTCAACATCCCCCAGGGATTGCTTGCCGAACGATTGGAGGTCTCTCCCTCAGTTATCAGTGATTACGAAAGCGGACGACGAAAGAGTCCGGGAACTGCCATCGTCGGTAAAATCGTCGATACGATCCTCTCGATCGACGAGGACAACGGCGGTCGGTTCATCAACAAATTTGCGAAAATCCTGTACAGCGAATTCGACGAAGACGTCATCTACGACATCCACGAGTACGCGTCCCCGGTGGCCCTCTCCGACTTTGCGGAGGCCATCGGTGGCGTCATGCTCTGCGGCCCGACGGATCAGACCATCTACGGGTACACGGTGATCAACAGCCTCAATGCGATCCTCCAGCTCTCATCGAGCGAGTTCAACCGCATCTACGGCTGGAGCACGGAACGTGCCCTCATCTTCACCGAGGTCTCGACCGGAAAGTCCCCGATGGTGGCGATCCGGGTCACGCCCTTCAAACCGCGTTGCGTGGTGCTGCAGGGCATCGGCCCGGAAGAGGTGCACCCACTGATTCCGGGTCTCGCGGAACGCGACCGGATCAGCGTACTCTGCACAAGGATGGACGTCGAGGCGATCATCGGTTCACTACGAGGAAAACTATGGTAG
- a CDS encoding hydroxymethylglutaryl-CoA synthase, which translates to MVGIYSYGVYIPRYRIKVPEIARVWGANADDIMRGLGVFEKSVPDLDEDTATIAVEAARAALRRRTVDTEAIGAIYVGSESHPYAVKPTACTVGEAIGATPNMTAADYEFACKAGTAGIQTCMGMVKSGMIPLGVAIGADVAQGAPGDALEYTAAAGGAAFVIGNEDVIAEINHTCSFTTDTPDFWRREGQNYPRHGGRFTGDPGYFKHVQGAARLMLDAMKTSPKDYDYAVFHQPNAKFPQRVAKMLGFTDEQIRPGLVVPKLGNTYSGASMIGLAATLDAAKPGDRIFVTSFGSGAGSDAFDITVTDAIESAEFDRTAAPSVEKLLANPTYLDYALYAKHKGKIVMQK; encoded by the coding sequence ATGGTAGGCATCTACTCATACGGCGTCTACATCCCGCGATACCGGATAAAAGTCCCGGAGATCGCGCGGGTCTGGGGCGCCAACGCAGACGACATCATGAGAGGTCTCGGGGTCTTTGAGAAGTCCGTCCCCGATCTCGATGAGGATACCGCAACGATCGCCGTCGAGGCGGCACGCGCCGCTCTTCGGCGGAGAACCGTCGACACCGAGGCCATCGGGGCCATCTACGTGGGGAGCGAGTCGCACCCCTACGCGGTCAAGCCCACGGCCTGCACGGTCGGCGAGGCGATCGGGGCGACCCCGAACATGACCGCCGCCGACTACGAGTTCGCGTGCAAGGCGGGAACGGCAGGCATCCAGACCTGCATGGGCATGGTCAAGAGCGGGATGATCCCACTCGGAGTCGCCATCGGTGCGGACGTGGCGCAGGGCGCTCCCGGCGACGCGCTCGAGTACACGGCCGCGGCCGGCGGTGCGGCGTTCGTCATCGGCAACGAGGACGTCATCGCCGAGATCAACCACACCTGCTCGTTCACCACCGACACGCCCGACTTCTGGCGGCGCGAAGGCCAGAACTACCCCCGCCACGGTGGGCGGTTCACCGGGGATCCCGGTTACTTCAAGCATGTTCAGGGTGCGGCGCGTCTGATGCTCGATGCGATGAAGACAAGCCCGAAAGACTACGATTACGCCGTCTTCCACCAGCCCAACGCGAAGTTCCCGCAGCGGGTGGCGAAGATGCTCGGGTTCACGGACGAGCAGATCCGGCCCGGCCTCGTCGTCCCGAAGCTCGGGAACACCTACTCGGGGGCGTCGATGATCGGGCTTGCGGCTACGCTCGACGCGGCGAAGCCGGGTGACCGGATCTTCGTCACCTCGTTCGGGTCGGGAGCCGGGAGCGACGCATTCGACATCACGGTGACCGACGCCATCGAGTCCGCTGAGTTCGATCGGACGGCGGCGCCGAGCGTGGAGAAACTCCTCGCGAATCCGACATACCTCGACTATGCACTGTATGCCAAACACAAGGGAAAGATCGTGATGCAGAAATGA
- a CDS encoding thiolase domain-containing protein, with product MRDVAVIGVGCTEFGEHWGTSFRDLFVKAGALALEDAGVTGEKLDALYVGNMSAGRFVEQEHIGALIADYAGLATNNTPSTRVEAACASGGLAFRQAVIAVASGMEDIVVAAGVEKMTDVGTGASVDMLASAADREWEGFAGATFPGLYAMIANDYMHRYPLTREQLAQVAVKNHENGAKNPIAQFRNRITVDTVLNSSLVADPLRLFDCSPITDGAAAVVVVPLERAREFTDSPVRVLASAQASDTISLHDRREISTLDASVAAGKRAFAQAGLTHKDIDMVEVHDCFTIAEICAIEDLGFCKKGEAGRLTADGATALGGEIPVNTSGGLKACGHPVGATGIKQIYEIVSQLRGEATGRQVDAEIGMAHNVGGTGATVVVHILGA from the coding sequence ATGAGAGACGTAGCAGTAATCGGAGTCGGGTGCACGGAGTTCGGCGAGCACTGGGGAACCTCGTTCCGCGACCTCTTCGTCAAGGCCGGGGCGCTCGCGCTCGAGGATGCCGGGGTCACCGGTGAGAAACTCGACGCTCTCTACGTCGGGAACATGAGCGCCGGCCGGTTCGTCGAGCAGGAGCATATCGGCGCCCTGATCGCGGATTACGCCGGACTGGCGACGAACAACACCCCCTCGACCCGTGTGGAGGCGGCCTGCGCCTCCGGCGGGCTCGCCTTCCGGCAGGCGGTGATCGCGGTCGCGAGCGGCATGGAGGATATCGTCGTCGCCGCGGGCGTCGAGAAGATGACCGACGTCGGGACCGGGGCGAGCGTGGACATGCTCGCGAGCGCCGCGGACCGCGAGTGGGAAGGGTTCGCCGGGGCGACCTTCCCCGGGCTGTATGCAATGATTGCAAACGACTACATGCACCGCTACCCCCTCACCCGGGAGCAGCTTGCACAGGTCGCGGTGAAGAACCACGAGAACGGCGCGAAGAACCCGATCGCACAGTTCCGGAACCGAATCACGGTCGATACGGTTCTAAATTCGTCGCTCGTGGCCGACCCCCTGCGGCTCTTCGACTGCTCGCCGATCACCGACGGTGCGGCGGCGGTCGTGGTGGTGCCGCTCGAGCGTGCCCGCGAGTTCACCGATTCGCCGGTCAGGGTGCTTGCAAGCGCCCAGGCGAGCGACACCATCTCGCTCCATGACCGGCGGGAGATCTCGACCCTGGACGCATCGGTCGCCGCAGGCAAACGGGCGTTCGCCCAGGCGGGCCTCACCCACAAGGACATCGACATGGTGGAGGTCCACGACTGCTTCACGATCGCGGAGATCTGCGCAATCGAGGACCTCGGGTTCTGCAAGAAGGGCGAAGCGGGAAGACTCACCGCGGACGGGGCAACCGCCCTCGGCGGGGAGATCCCGGTGAACACGAGCGGCGGCCTGAAGGCCTGCGGCCACCCGGTCGGTGCGACCGGGATCAAGCAGATCTACGAGATCGTCAGCCAGCTCCGCGGCGAGGCCACCGGCCGGCAGGTGGACGCGGAGATCGGTATGGCGCATAACGTCGGCGGCACCGGCGCGACGGTCGTCGTGCACATCCTGGGGGCCTAA
- a CDS encoding Zn-ribbon domain-containing OB-fold protein → MSVSRFWRKIPQRYNLVGTKCTTCGRHFFPPRSLCPDCRRSGNIVDHKFTGEGAVVTYTVIRSASDQFEHTTPYVLAVVELDEGPRLTTQIACPIEDIKIGMRVKSVFRRIAADGESGTIHYGTKFVPVE, encoded by the coding sequence ATGTCGGTTTCACGGTTCTGGAGAAAGATCCCGCAGCGCTACAACCTCGTCGGGACGAAGTGCACGACCTGCGGGCGGCACTTCTTCCCGCCCCGGTCGCTCTGCCCCGACTGCCGGCGGAGCGGCAACATCGTCGACCACAAGTTCACCGGCGAAGGAGCGGTCGTCACCTACACGGTGATCCGGTCGGCAAGCGACCAGTTCGAGCACACCACTCCCTACGTCCTCGCGGTCGTGGAACTCGACGAGGGGCCGAGGCTCACCACCCAGATCGCATGTCCCATCGAGGATATTAAGATCGGGATGCGGGTCAAAAGCGTCTTCCGCCGGATAGCGGCGGACGGCGAGAGCGGCACCATCCACTACGGCACGAAGTTCGTGCCGGTGGAGTAA
- a CDS encoding class I SAM-dependent methyltransferase, with the protein MGEEQWCLAVPRREAEGTRRRLLEEGLLDRRFRPRPEGDAILFPVTEEVPGAVRCEFEAVPERLDLPRHELVGGIAIMQENDSGGAERLLASRPSLETVLFPETAVEGEYRTRRFSVLAGVPTTRTRVTEYGHSFDVDLSLAYFSARLSTERQRILGAMGEGEQVLDMFAGVGPFAITLAGKAGIVVAADLNPAAVHLLIENIALNRAGNVIPMLADAAHLPRLGLPPFDRVVMNLPLAAPEFLPAAAALCRDGGTIHLYALEEQEGEYLPLIREVTNGEVVERQVRTYSPGKWHAVYDIAVEKGE; encoded by the coding sequence GTGGGAGAAGAACAGTGGTGCCTTGCGGTGCCGAGACGAGAGGCTGAAGGGACGCGGCGCCGGCTGCTCGAGGAGGGGCTCCTCGACCGGCGGTTCCGCCCGCGTCCGGAGGGTGACGCCATCCTCTTCCCGGTGACGGAGGAGGTTCCGGGTGCCGTCCGGTGCGAGTTCGAGGCGGTGCCGGAACGTCTCGACCTCCCCCGCCACGAGCTCGTGGGCGGGATTGCCATCATGCAGGAGAACGATTCCGGGGGCGCAGAGCGGCTGCTCGCCTCCCGGCCGTCGCTTGAGACGGTGCTCTTTCCCGAGACCGCGGTCGAGGGGGAGTACCGCACCCGCCGGTTCTCCGTCCTTGCAGGAGTCCCCACCACCCGCACCCGGGTGACGGAGTATGGTCACTCCTTCGATGTCGATCTCTCCCTTGCCTACTTCTCCGCCCGGCTCTCGACCGAGCGGCAGCGGATTCTCGGAGCGATGGGAGAGGGAGAACAGGTGCTCGATATGTTCGCCGGTGTCGGGCCGTTCGCGATCACCCTCGCCGGGAAGGCGGGGATCGTCGTCGCCGCCGACCTCAACCCCGCCGCGGTCCACCTCCTGATCGAGAACATCGCGCTCAATCGGGCGGGTAACGTCATCCCGATGCTCGCCGACGCCGCGCACCTCCCCCGGCTCGGGCTTCCTCCCTTCGACCGGGTCGTGATGAACCTCCCCCTCGCCGCGCCGGAGTTCCTCCCGGCGGCGGCCGCCCTCTGCCGGGACGGCGGCACGATTCACCTCTACGCCCTCGAGGAGCAGGAGGGCGAATACCTCCCCCTGATCCGCGAGGTTACCAATGGCGAGGTCGTCGAGCGGCAGGTCAGGACCTACTCGCCGGGGAAGTGGCACGCGGTGTATGATATCGCCGTGGAGAAAGGGGAGTGA
- the hmgA gene encoding hydroxymethylglutaryl-CoA reductase (NADPH), whose amino-acid sequence MDEYIERLKDGSLKLYALEKELPPEEAVRVRRAFVEGETGTALPKVGSFTIGLDRVVKRNIENMIGTVQVPLGVAGPLRVKGEYADGSYYLPLATTEGALVASVNRGCSLITRAGGADVRIMRDGMTRAPVFAARDVGHAHDVAAWVESHTREIREAVESTTKHGEFREATTYVAGTSVFVRLELDTKDAMGMNMATIAGQNVGELIERETGARLVATSGNMCTDKKPAAINLVRGRGKTVVAGVRLTDAMVVDLLKTDAETLIEVNYRKNLVGSARAASFGFNAHAANVVAATFIACGQDPAHVVEGSTAITTVDRVDGGVYVSVTLPSLPVGTVGGGTGVDTQQECLAMLGVAGGGEPPGTHAKALGEIIAAGVLAGELSLLGALAAQHLARAHQEHGRG is encoded by the coding sequence ATGGATGAGTATATCGAGAGGCTGAAAGACGGGTCTCTCAAACTCTACGCTCTCGAGAAGGAGCTCCCCCCCGAGGAGGCCGTCCGGGTGCGCCGGGCGTTCGTCGAGGGGGAGACCGGCACCGCCCTCCCGAAGGTCGGGTCGTTCACCATCGGGCTTGACCGGGTCGTGAAGCGCAACATCGAGAACATGATCGGCACGGTGCAGGTGCCGCTCGGTGTCGCGGGGCCGCTCCGGGTGAAGGGCGAGTACGCCGACGGGTCCTACTACCTCCCGCTCGCGACGACCGAAGGGGCACTCGTCGCCTCGGTGAACCGCGGCTGCTCCCTCATCACCCGGGCGGGGGGCGCGGACGTCCGGATCATGCGGGACGGGATGACCCGGGCGCCGGTCTTCGCCGCCCGCGATGTGGGTCACGCCCACGATGTAGCGGCCTGGGTCGAGAGCCACACCAGAGAGATCCGCGAGGCTGTCGAGAGCACCACGAAGCACGGCGAGTTCCGTGAAGCCACCACCTACGTCGCCGGTACAAGCGTCTTCGTCCGGCTCGAACTCGACACAAAAGACGCCATGGGGATGAACATGGCGACGATCGCGGGCCAGAATGTGGGTGAACTCATCGAGCGGGAGACCGGGGCCCGGCTCGTCGCCACATCCGGGAACATGTGCACCGACAAGAAACCGGCGGCGATCAACCTGGTCAGGGGCCGGGGGAAGACCGTGGTCGCGGGCGTACGGCTCACCGATGCGATGGTCGTGGATCTCCTGAAGACCGACGCGGAGACGCTCATCGAGGTCAATTACAGGAAAAATCTGGTGGGCTCGGCGCGGGCAGCCTCGTTCGGGTTCAACGCCCACGCGGCAAACGTCGTCGCCGCCACCTTCATCGCCTGCGGGCAGGACCCCGCCCACGTCGTCGAGGGGAGCACCGCGATCACCACCGTCGACCGGGTGGACGGCGGGGTCTACGTCTCGGTCACCCTCCCGTCGCTCCCCGTGGGAACAGTCGGCGGCGGGACAGGGGTCGATACCCAGCAGGAGTGCCTCGCGATGCTCGGGGTCGCCGGGGGTGGCGAGCCGCCGGGAACCCACGCAAAGGCGCTCGGGGAGATCATCGCCGCCGGGGTGCTCGCCGGCGAGCTCTCCCTCCTCGGCGCCCTCGCGGCCCAGCACCTTGCCCGGGCACACCAGGAGCACGGGCGAGGGTGA
- a CDS encoding nucleotidyltransferase family protein, which yields MARNEAREDSDIDLLIDLDPDRSLLDVGGLAMDLSLLLGRSVDVVTEAGLRERIRSRVLQEARLL from the coding sequence GTGGCACGAAACGAAGCCAGGGAAGACAGTGATATCGACCTCTTGATCGATCTCGATCCCGACCGGAGTCTCCTTGACGTGGGCGGTCTTGCGATGGATCTCTCGCTCCTGCTTGGTCGTTCGGTCGATGTTGTGACCGAAGCGGGACTTCGGGAGCGTATCCGATCGAGGGTCTTACAGGAAGCGCGGCTGTTATGA
- a CDS encoding HepT-like ribonuclease domain-containing protein codes for MIHHLQIIGEAVRGISSEFRAENPGIPWTEIIGMRNVLIHHYFGIDRDAVWNVVEHDLVELKSQILSRVGE; via the coding sequence GTGATCCACCACCTTCAGATCATCGGGGAAGCCGTAAGGGGGATTTCATCAGAGTTCAGGGCCGAAAACCCGGGAATCCCCTGGACGGAGATCATCGGCATGAGGAACGTCCTTATTCACCACTATTTTGGGATCGACCGCGATGCAGTCTGGAACGTGGTCGAACACGATCTGGTGGAACTGAAAAGCCAGATCCTGTCCAGGGTCGGGGAGTAG
- the rimI gene encoding ribosomal protein S18-alanine N-acetyltransferase — MMPLQLIIRRAQPADIPLIVAVERTAFADPWDERTLQESLAYYPETFFVAKNNGDVAGFVAGGIEDTGEEIYGHVMNLAVAPGYRRQGIGRNLIRRLEREYVVLGASAVQLEVRVTNTGAQEFYRRLGYREVFQVAAYYANEEDALVMMKWFRF, encoded by the coding sequence ATGATGCCGCTCCAACTCATTATTCGCCGGGCACAGCCCGCAGACATTCCACTGATCGTCGCCGTCGAGAGAACGGCCTTCGCTGACCCCTGGGACGAGAGGACACTTCAGGAATCCCTTGCCTACTATCCGGAGACGTTCTTCGTAGCAAAAAACAACGGTGACGTGGCCGGATTCGTCGCCGGAGGCATTGAAGACACCGGGGAAGAGATATACGGCCATGTCATGAACCTCGCCGTCGCCCCCGGGTACCGGCGCCAGGGAATCGGACGGAATCTCATCCGCCGCCTGGAGCGGGAGTACGTTGTGTTAGGTGCGAGCGCCGTCCAGCTCGAGGTCCGGGTGACGAACACCGGGGCGCAGGAGTTCTACCGCCGCCTCGGTTACCGCGAGGTCTTCCAGGTCGCCGCATACTACGCGAACGAGGAAGATGCCCTGGTCATGATGAAGTGGTTCAGGTTCTAG
- a CDS encoding DUF1015 domain-containing protein, with translation MVQIYRFAAVRPGRPYSEKIPSVPYDVVTAEEARECIEKNPLSFLRVSRPDAELPEIPSNDDRVYLRSREVFDGMLADGLMQRDQEDGMYVYRAIQDGEEFVGLVCCVGTEDYENRTIRRHELTRYDKEEDRTRHIDVVGANTGLVFLLYRDPGEVFSHLHSLIDGVQPDGSTTTASGVLHEVYRIADEAALAHLEGLFAAVPETYIADGHHRAKSAVNVAERRRSVGRFTEEAGKFMAVLFAHDRVRIHGYSRLVTDLGGYTLPGLIDALLTAGWTVRPYGKVDAAGYQIQPLTAQDAPVHVMHFYLEGTWYEVSRPVADPDDLIGSLDVSVLQKDVLEGMLGISDPRGDPRLHYMGGAKPLHELERLVDTGKYAFAVAMQPVPVETVLAIADSDGVMPPKSTWFEPKLLSGLVVHTID, from the coding sequence ATGGTTCAGATCTATCGTTTCGCAGCGGTCCGTCCGGGGCGGCCGTACTCCGAAAAAATCCCCTCCGTGCCCTACGATGTGGTGACGGCGGAAGAGGCCCGGGAATGCATCGAGAAGAATCCCTTAAGCTTCCTGCGGGTCAGCCGGCCGGATGCCGAACTCCCCGAAATACCCTCAAACGACGATCGGGTCTACCTGCGGTCGCGGGAGGTCTTCGACGGGATGCTCGCAGACGGCCTGATGCAGCGTGACCAGGAAGACGGGATGTACGTCTACCGGGCGATTCAGGACGGCGAGGAGTTCGTCGGGCTGGTCTGCTGCGTGGGGACAGAAGACTACGAGAACCGGACGATCCGGCGGCACGAACTCACCCGGTACGACAAGGAGGAAGACCGGACCCGGCACATCGACGTCGTCGGTGCCAACACCGGCCTTGTATTCCTGCTCTACCGTGACCCGGGCGAGGTCTTCTCACACCTCCACTCCCTCATCGACGGCGTCCAGCCCGACGGGAGCACCACGACCGCATCGGGCGTGCTCCACGAAGTCTACCGGATCGCCGATGAGGCCGCCCTCGCCCACCTTGAGGGCCTCTTTGCAGCGGTGCCGGAGACCTACATCGCGGACGGGCACCACCGGGCCAAATCGGCGGTGAACGTGGCGGAGAGGCGACGCAGCGTTGGCCGGTTCACCGAAGAGGCCGGGAAGTTCATGGCGGTCCTCTTCGCTCACGACCGCGTCCGCATCCACGGCTACAGCAGGCTTGTCACCGACCTCGGCGGCTACACCCTTCCGGGGCTCATCGATGCGCTCTTAACGGCCGGCTGGACCGTCCGCCCCTACGGGAAGGTCGACGCAGCGGGCTACCAGATCCAGCCGCTCACGGCCCAGGATGCGCCGGTGCACGTCATGCACTTCTACCTGGAAGGAACCTGGTACGAGGTCTCCCGGCCGGTCGCGGACCCCGACGACCTGATCGGGTCGCTCGACGTCTCGGTCCTCCAGAAAGATGTCCTCGAAGGGATGCTCGGGATCTCCGACCCCCGGGGCGACCCCCGGCTCCACTACATGGGCGGGGCAAAACCCCTCCATGAACTCGAGCGGCTCGTGGACACCGGCAAATACGCCTTCGCGGTAGCGATGCAGCCGGTACCGGTCGAGACGGTGCTCGCGATCGCTGATAGCGACGGTGTCATGCCCCCGAAATCCACCTGGTTCGAGCCGAAACTCCTCTCGGGGCTTGTCGTCCACACCATCGACTAA